Proteins from a genomic interval of Toxotes jaculatrix isolate fToxJac2 chromosome 5, fToxJac2.pri, whole genome shotgun sequence:
- the syt9b gene encoding synaptotagmin-9b isoform X2, whose protein sequence is MPAEREDEICRKALELLSDLCSKGEVQDDNCLDFIYYFRDLARPRYTDSDVSVSLLSLLVTTCGLALFSVSLFVSWKLCWVPLSGRFLPDVLKGAHFLGGDQQPVLTEVDGEEREYSEDGCMKEPSGLPSAVAVPESGLKISHTSPDIPLETQTKVEKNQVHTLARDRVQRQITEPTSSVRHNSIRRQMNLSSPDFNPAQFQRQESLSGLGRIKPELYKQRSVDAEDGRHTDSCGRLHFILKFDFDLEQLIVKIHKAQDLPAKDFSGTSDPYVKIYLLPDRKTKHQTKVHRKTLNPVFDEVFLFPVAYAELSSRKLHFSVYDFDRFSRHDLIGQVVVDNFLDLADFPRETKLCRDIQYVTSDNVDLGELMFSLCYLPTAGRLTITMIKARNLKAMDITGASDPYVKVSLMCEGRRLKKRKTSTKRNTLNPVYNEAIVFDVPPENIDQISLLIAVMDYDRVGHNEVIGVCRVGNEAESLGRDHWSEMLTYPRKPIAHWHPLIEYGATVSGSQGGSTNSLKTPPSP, encoded by the exons ATGTATCGGTGAGCCTGTTGTCCCTGCTGGTGACCACCTGTGGTCTGGCCCTCTTCAgcgtctctctctttgtgtcatGGAAGCTGTGCTGGGTGCCGCTGAGTGGCCGTTTCCTCCCAGATGTCCTCAAAGGGGCACACTTTCTGGGAGGAGACCAACAGCCCGTGCTCACAGAG GTGGACGGGGAAGAAAGGGAGTACAGTGAGGATGGCTGTATGAAGGAGCCTTCAGGgctgccctctgctgtggctgtcccGGAGTCAGGACTAAAGATAAGCCACACATCGCCTGACATCCCGCTGGAGACCCAGACCAAGGTGGAGAAAAACCAGGTCCACACTCTGGCCAGGGACAGGGTCCAGAGACAGATTACTGAGCCTACATCGTCTGTACG ACACAACTCCATCCGTCGTCAGATGAACCTGTCCAGTCCGGACTTCAACCCTGCTCAGTTCCAGCGCCAGGAGTCTCTGTCTGGTTTGGGCCGAATCAAACCAGAACTCTACAAGCAGCGCTCTGTGGATGCAGAAGACGGGCGTCACACCGACAGCTGCGGGCGTCTCCATTTTATCCTGAAGTTTGACTTTGACCTGGAGCAGCTGATCGTGAAGATTCACAAGGCCCAGGACCTTCCTGCAAAGGACTTCTCAGGGACCTCAGATCCTTACGTCAAGATCTACCTGCTGCCTGACCGCAAAACCAAGCACCAGACCAAGGTGCACCGCAAGACACTCAACCCAGTGTTCGACGAGGTGTTTCTCTTTCCTGTGGCATACGCTGAGCTGTCGAGCCGAAAGCTGCATTTCAGCGTCTACGACTTTGACAGGTTCTCACGCCATGATTTGATAGGCCAAGTGGTGGTGGACAACTTCCTGGATCTTGCCGACTTTCCCCGGGAGACAAAACTGTGCCGAGACATACAATATGTAACCTCG GACAATGTGGACCTGGGAGAGCTGATGTTCTCATTGTGCTATCTCCCTACGGCTGGCAGGCTTACCATCACTATGATCAAAGCCAGAAATCTCAAAGCCATGGACATCACTGGAGCCTCAG ATCCTTATGTGAAAGTGTCCCTGATGTGTGAAGGCCGGAGGCTAAAGAAGAGGAAGACGTCCACCAAGCGGAACACTCTGAACCCAGTGTACAATGAAGCCATCGTGTTTGATGTTCCTCCTGAGAACATCGACCAGATCAGCTTGCTCATAGCCGTCATGGACTATGATCG GGTTGGACATAATGAAGTGATTGGAGTCTGCAGGGTGGGCAATGAAGCTGAGAGTCTGGGACGTGACCACTGGAGCGAAATGCTGACGTACCCTCGGAAACCCATCGCACACTGGCACCCACTCATAGAG TAT GGAGCGACAGTGAGTGGAAGCCAAGGAGGATCCACCAATTCACTGAAGACACCACCGTCACCATGA
- the syt9b gene encoding synaptotagmin-9b isoform X1, protein MPAEREDEICRKALELLSDLCSKGEVQDDNCLDFIYYFRDLARPRYTDSDVSVSLLSLLVTTCGLALFSVSLFVSWKLCWVPLSGRFLPDVLKGAHFLGGDQQPVLTEVDGEEREYSEDGCMKEPSGLPSAVAVPESGLKISHTSPDIPLETQTKVEKNQVHTLARDRVQRQITEPTSSVRHNSIRRQMNLSSPDFNPAQFQRQESLSGLGRIKPELYKQRSVDAEDGRHTDSCGRLHFILKFDFDLEQLIVKIHKAQDLPAKDFSGTSDPYVKIYLLPDRKTKHQTKVHRKTLNPVFDEVFLFPVAYAELSSRKLHFSVYDFDRFSRHDLIGQVVVDNFLDLADFPRETKLCRDIQYVTSDNVDLGELMFSLCYLPTAGRLTITMIKARNLKAMDITGASDPYVKVSLMCEGRRLKKRKTSTKRNTLNPVYNEAIVFDVPPENIDQISLLIAVMDYDRVGHNEVIGVCRVGNEAESLGRDHWSEMLTYPRKPIAHWHPLIEWVGQGATVSGSQGGSTNSLKTPPSP, encoded by the exons ATGTATCGGTGAGCCTGTTGTCCCTGCTGGTGACCACCTGTGGTCTGGCCCTCTTCAgcgtctctctctttgtgtcatGGAAGCTGTGCTGGGTGCCGCTGAGTGGCCGTTTCCTCCCAGATGTCCTCAAAGGGGCACACTTTCTGGGAGGAGACCAACAGCCCGTGCTCACAGAG GTGGACGGGGAAGAAAGGGAGTACAGTGAGGATGGCTGTATGAAGGAGCCTTCAGGgctgccctctgctgtggctgtcccGGAGTCAGGACTAAAGATAAGCCACACATCGCCTGACATCCCGCTGGAGACCCAGACCAAGGTGGAGAAAAACCAGGTCCACACTCTGGCCAGGGACAGGGTCCAGAGACAGATTACTGAGCCTACATCGTCTGTACG ACACAACTCCATCCGTCGTCAGATGAACCTGTCCAGTCCGGACTTCAACCCTGCTCAGTTCCAGCGCCAGGAGTCTCTGTCTGGTTTGGGCCGAATCAAACCAGAACTCTACAAGCAGCGCTCTGTGGATGCAGAAGACGGGCGTCACACCGACAGCTGCGGGCGTCTCCATTTTATCCTGAAGTTTGACTTTGACCTGGAGCAGCTGATCGTGAAGATTCACAAGGCCCAGGACCTTCCTGCAAAGGACTTCTCAGGGACCTCAGATCCTTACGTCAAGATCTACCTGCTGCCTGACCGCAAAACCAAGCACCAGACCAAGGTGCACCGCAAGACACTCAACCCAGTGTTCGACGAGGTGTTTCTCTTTCCTGTGGCATACGCTGAGCTGTCGAGCCGAAAGCTGCATTTCAGCGTCTACGACTTTGACAGGTTCTCACGCCATGATTTGATAGGCCAAGTGGTGGTGGACAACTTCCTGGATCTTGCCGACTTTCCCCGGGAGACAAAACTGTGCCGAGACATACAATATGTAACCTCG GACAATGTGGACCTGGGAGAGCTGATGTTCTCATTGTGCTATCTCCCTACGGCTGGCAGGCTTACCATCACTATGATCAAAGCCAGAAATCTCAAAGCCATGGACATCACTGGAGCCTCAG ATCCTTATGTGAAAGTGTCCCTGATGTGTGAAGGCCGGAGGCTAAAGAAGAGGAAGACGTCCACCAAGCGGAACACTCTGAACCCAGTGTACAATGAAGCCATCGTGTTTGATGTTCCTCCTGAGAACATCGACCAGATCAGCTTGCTCATAGCCGTCATGGACTATGATCG GGTTGGACATAATGAAGTGATTGGAGTCTGCAGGGTGGGCAATGAAGCTGAGAGTCTGGGACGTGACCACTGGAGCGAAATGCTGACGTACCCTCGGAAACCCATCGCACACTGGCACCCACTCATAGAG TGGGTCGGACAGGGAGCGACAGTGAGTGGAAGCCAAGGAGGATCCACCAATTCACTGAAGACACCACCGTCACCATGA